Proteins from a genomic interval of Toxoplasma gondii ME49 chromosome Ia, whole genome shotgun sequence:
- a CDS encoding NADP-specific glutamate dehydrogenase (encoded by transcript TGME49_293180) — protein sequence MTIPTYADGSRCHGPQRGTVLSRRRSSEIRREQKQHTVLHTFVPSGDTAYFKSCGCIFNTPRLGHPHNWLVTCLVFRFLCYLVVAFSAKMITDKNLSVVTPPELVTDDPGDMPDCKISPRCQSEASEVADPEEVDAFVKQIETANRFQPEFLQAFHEVFDSVRPVLCSNPKYLRAFKVIVEPERCITFRVPWVDDQGKQHVSRGYRVQYSSAAGPYKGGLRFHPSVTLSVMKFLGFEQIFKNSLTGLSIGGAKGGSDFDPKGRSDNEVMRFCQAFMTELSRYIGPNRDVPAGDIGVGAREIGYLFGQYKLLKAGQFEGALTGKDKNWGGSAMRPEATGYGCVYFVLELLKAQNKEGIKGMRCAISGSGNVALYAGEKLATLGAKVMTFSDSSGYIVNEKGFPLGQIQRLKEMKETRSSTRVSEFAAKYSTVKFVPDKRAWEVPCDIAFPCATQNEISEEDAQLLIDNGCRIVAEGANMPTTRDAIRLFKQHGVILCPGKAANAGGVAVSGLEMSQNAMRIEWTREVVDEKLRQIMASIFSKCRSYAAKFGENEFDLVTGANVAGFVKVADCVIDQGYI from the exons ATGACAATCCCAACATACGCAGACGGTTCAAGATGCCATGGCCCGCAGCGAGGCACTGTGCTGTCGAGAAGGCGGAGCAGTGAAATTCGTCGCGAGCAAAAACAGCACACTGTCCTCCACACGTTCGTTCCGTCGGGTGACACCGCTTACTTTAAAAGTTGTGGCTGTATTTTCAATACCCCTCGACTAGGACATCCGCACAATTGGCTCGTCACTTGTCTCGTTTTCAGGTTCCTTTGCTACCTTGTCGTTGCTTTTTCGGCTAAGATGATTACTGACAAGAATTTGTCCGTTGTGACCCCACCTGAGCTCGTAACCGACGACCCGGGCGACATGCCTGACTGCAAGATCTCTCCGAGGT GCCAGTCAGAAGCTAGCGAGGTGGCGGACCCGGAGGAGGTCGATGCTTTTGTGAAGCAGATCGAGACTGCGAATAGGTTTCAGCCGGAGTTCCTCCAGGCCTTTCATGAGGTGTTTGACTCTGTGAGGCCCGTTCTGTGCTCAAACCCAAAGTACCTCAGAGCGTTCAAGGTCATAGTCGAGCCGGAAAGATGCATCACTTTTCGTGTGCCTTGGGTTGATGACCAAGGGAAACAG CACGTATCGCGGGGTTATCGGGTACAATACAGCTCCGCGGCTGGGCCGTATAAGGGCGGTCTTCGCTTTCACCCATCGGTAACTTTGTCGGTGATGAAGTTTCTCGGCTTCGAGCAGATTTTCAAGAACAGTTTGACTGGCTTGTCGATCGGAGGTGCCAAAGGGGGTTCAGACTTCGACCCGAAAGGCCGGAGCGACAACGAGGTCATGCGATTCTGCCAG GCTTTCATGACCGAGTTAAGCAGGTACATCGGTCCTAACCGCGATGTGCCTGCGGGTGACATCGGAGTTGGCGCAAGAGAGATCGGCTACCTCTTCGGGCAGTACAAACTGCTAAAAGCAGGACAGTTTGAGGGTGCCCTAACAGGGAAAGATAAAAACTGGGGAGGCTCCGCTATGCGGCCTGAAGCAACCGGCTACGGTTGCGTATACTTTGTCCTCGAGCTGCTGAAGGCGCAAAAC aaagaaggcatCAAGGGCATGCGCTGTGCCATCAGCGGCAGCGGAAATGTGGCTCTTTACGCAGGGGAGAAGCTGGCGACTCTCGGGGCAAAAGTGATGACATTCAGCGACAGTTCGGGCTACATCGTAAATGAAAAAGGGTTTCCTTTGGGACAGATCCAGCGACTGAAAGAAATGAAGGAAACAAGGTCGAGCACACGCGTTTCTGAATTCGCTGCG AAGTACTCGACAGTCAAGTTTGTCCCCGACAAACGGGCGTGGGAGGTACCCTGCGACATCGCATTCCCCTGCGCCACGCAGAACGAAATTTCTGAGGAAGATGCCCAACTGTTGATAGACAACGGCTGTCGGATCGTCGCAGAGGGCGCGAACATGCCAACGACGAGGGATGCGATCCGGTTATTCAAACAGCACGGTGTGATCCTTTGCCCTGGAAAAGCGGCCAATGCAG GGGGTGTAGCTGTGAGTGGACTGGAGATGAGCCAGAATGCTATGCGTATCGAGTGGACGAGAGAAGTGGTGGACGAGAAGCTTCGGCAAATCATGGCATCAATTTTTAGCAAGTGTCGCAGTTACGCAGCAAAATTCGGGGAGAATGAATTCGATTTAGTAACTGGAGCGAATGTCGCAGGCTTTGTTAAGGTGGCAGACTGCGTGATCGATCAGGGATACATTTGA